A genomic segment from Bacillus cereus G9842 encodes:
- a CDS encoding MFS transporter: protein MNRVLAVFFTIMFMIGTDTFLISPLLPTLQQVYHVSTELSGWMVSSYALGYAGFALIAGPISDGLNRKKVMVLGMSFFAISTFLCGIAPSFLWMLTFRFLAGVSAAFVSPQVWASIPLLIEKKQIVKAIGVATAGLSISQILGLPMGAYLATIHYTMPFYFIGILSALLVILIYVVLPEIQPVYISGNKKSILKRYKQLLTDSKVSLSYFAYFIFQTGNFAAFSFFGVWLFVQFGLQVHEVGTAMLVLGLGNLAGNILGPRLVNKIGYNFSFYGGIVFTAVLYVILPYLKSIIFVELFFFVLFFVTGILFVLMMGHLQNMSTIARGTGAALANVSMYIGQMIGAAIAGMLFATSHNFILVGSFTALLYVLALFLFRKSENINKDNEKGIAS from the coding sequence ATGAATAGAGTACTAGCTGTATTTTTCACGATAATGTTTATGATCGGTACAGATACTTTCTTAATTTCACCACTGTTGCCGACATTACAACAGGTGTATCATGTTTCAACCGAGTTGTCAGGATGGATGGTGAGTTCGTATGCTTTAGGGTATGCTGGATTTGCGCTTATTGCTGGTCCTATATCAGATGGATTAAACAGAAAAAAAGTGATGGTACTAGGTATGAGTTTTTTTGCAATAAGTACGTTTTTGTGTGGAATTGCACCGAGTTTTTTATGGATGCTAACATTTAGATTTTTAGCAGGTGTAAGTGCAGCTTTTGTATCTCCACAAGTGTGGGCATCCATTCCGCTCCTTATAGAGAAAAAGCAAATTGTGAAAGCAATTGGGGTTGCAACAGCAGGGTTATCAATCTCTCAAATTTTAGGGCTGCCAATGGGAGCTTATTTAGCAACGATACATTATACGATGCCATTCTACTTCATTGGTATATTATCAGCACTACTTGTCATTCTTATTTATGTTGTATTACCAGAAATACAACCGGTTTATATAAGTGGAAATAAAAAATCTATCTTAAAGCGTTATAAACAATTACTTACAGATTCAAAGGTTTCACTTTCCTATTTTGCCTACTTTATTTTTCAAACCGGAAATTTTGCTGCATTTTCATTCTTTGGTGTATGGCTTTTCGTTCAATTTGGGTTACAGGTTCATGAAGTAGGTACGGCTATGCTTGTACTAGGATTAGGAAATTTAGCTGGTAATATTTTGGGCCCTAGACTCGTAAATAAAATTGGTTACAATTTTTCTTTCTATGGTGGAATTGTATTTACAGCAGTGTTATATGTAATACTCCCTTATTTAAAGAGTATTATATTTGTTGAATTATTTTTCTTTGTTTTATTTTTTGTGACAGGAATTTTGTTTGTATTAATGATGGGACACTTACAAAACATGTCTACTATAGCAAGAGGAACAGGTGCTGCTCTTGCAAATGTCTCGATGTACATTGGCCAAATGATTGGTGCGGCAATAGCAGGAATGTTATTTGCAACATCTCATAATTTTATATTAGTAGGTAGCTTTACTGCGTTATTATATGTTTTAGCTTTATTTCTGTTTAGAAAAAGTGAAAACATTAATAAAGATAATGAAAAAGGAATTGCATCATAA
- a CDS encoding ArsR/SmtB family transcription factor, producing MRTLYHPNREEIQFSSVLYALSDQIRLQIVNMLLEKNEQSCGALNIPIAKSTLSHHFKVLRESGVMYTRLEGTQRFISIREEDLNARFPGLLQVVLHATEPY from the coding sequence ATGCGTACACTCTATCATCCAAATCGAGAAGAAATTCAATTTTCTTCTGTCTTATATGCACTTAGCGATCAAATTCGTTTACAAATTGTAAATATGTTACTAGAGAAAAACGAACAATCTTGTGGCGCTTTAAACATTCCTATTGCGAAATCAACTTTATCTCACCATTTCAAAGTTTTACGTGAGTCAGGTGTTATGTACACGCGCCTTGAAGGAACACAACGTTTCATTTCAATTCGTGAAGAAGATTTAAATGCTAGATTCCCAGGTTTGTTACAAGTTGTATTACATGCGACAGAGCCATATTAA
- a CDS encoding DUF4257 domain-containing protein: MEMYQWLTAVLVGGITGFVSHLINNQGKLLLPRRLKTFFHFGFLTDIFTGSLAALLGLVLFDVTAIKEIIKVSIVTAISGQTFLLHQALGGEQAKNTQIGKADEKIQEIDKLLRR, translated from the coding sequence ATGGAAATGTATCAATGGCTAACCGCTGTTCTCGTTGGTGGCATTACTGGCTTCGTTTCCCATCTAATCAATAACCAAGGTAAGTTATTGCTTCCACGCCGTTTGAAAACATTTTTTCATTTTGGATTTTTAACTGATATTTTTACCGGTAGCCTAGCCGCACTTCTCGGACTCGTTTTATTCGATGTCACCGCAATAAAAGAAATTATAAAAGTATCCATTGTAACTGCTATTTCCGGTCAAACTTTCTTACTACATCAAGCTCTTGGTGGCGAACAGGCTAAAAATACGCAAATTGGGAAAGCTGATGAGAAGATTCAAGAAATTGACAAATTATTGCGACGTTAG
- the rsgA gene encoding ribosome small subunit-dependent GTPase A, with product MNQNILESYGWDSFFEEQAVEKFEVGRILLEHKHIYRIICNDGEYMAELSGKFRHEAVTKGDYPAVGDWVYIKKIENEKKAIIHSIFPRRSSFSRQEAGTRTEEQVIAANVDYLFLVNALNHDFNVRRMERYLLLAYESGAMPVIVLTKSSLCEDMEQKIVETEAVAIGVPIFVVDSLEHTGIESLQQFVSSGKTIALVGSSGVGKSTLLNALIGIEVAKTGDIREEDSKGRHTTTHRELFRLPSGSLVIDTPGMRELQLWEGSEAIQTTFSDIEKLATTCRFRDCKHENEPGCAVHSAIDNGLITIDRLKSYKKLQRELAYFMRRQDAILARAERDKWKKLSKQHKKM from the coding sequence TTGAATCAAAATATTTTAGAATCGTATGGCTGGGATTCTTTTTTTGAGGAACAAGCTGTAGAGAAATTTGAAGTAGGTCGTATTTTACTTGAGCATAAGCATATATATCGCATTATTTGTAACGATGGTGAATATATGGCAGAACTGTCTGGGAAGTTTCGGCATGAAGCAGTAACGAAGGGAGATTATCCAGCTGTTGGTGATTGGGTGTATATAAAGAAAATAGAGAATGAAAAGAAAGCTATCATTCATAGTATTTTTCCGAGAAGAAGCTCTTTTTCTAGACAAGAGGCTGGTACTCGAACGGAAGAACAAGTAATAGCAGCGAATGTAGATTATCTATTTTTAGTGAATGCACTTAACCATGATTTTAATGTAAGAAGAATGGAACGTTATTTACTTTTAGCGTATGAAAGCGGTGCAATGCCTGTAATTGTTTTAACAAAGAGTAGTTTATGTGAGGACATGGAACAGAAAATTGTTGAAACGGAAGCTGTGGCAATTGGTGTTCCAATCTTCGTCGTTGATAGTTTAGAGCATACTGGTATTGAATCGTTGCAGCAATTTGTTTCTTCAGGGAAAACAATTGCTTTAGTCGGATCATCCGGTGTTGGGAAATCCACTTTGTTAAATGCACTTATAGGAATTGAAGTAGCAAAAACGGGAGATATTCGTGAGGAAGATAGTAAAGGAAGACATACGACAACTCATCGTGAATTGTTCCGATTACCGAGTGGTAGTTTAGTTATTGATACTCCCGGCATGAGGGAATTGCAACTTTGGGAAGGAAGCGAAGCGATTCAAACAACATTCTCTGATATTGAAAAACTCGCGACAACATGCCGTTTTCGTGATTGTAAGCATGAGAATGAACCAGGATGCGCGGTGCATAGTGCAATTGATAACGGACTTATTACGATAGATCGTTTGAAAAGCTATAAAAAATTACAAAGAGAACTGGCGTATTTTATGAGAAGACAAGATGCAATCCTTGCCAGAGCAGAGCGTGATAAGTGGAAAAAGCTTTCTAAACAACATAAAAAAATGTAA
- a CDS encoding ABC transporter permease — MNIRELAYRNVTRNRRTYSAYFLSSAFAIMAFFVYSFFAFHPALSAGELGQYVFVSMSFAQSIIYLFTFFFILYSMGMFLKTRKRELGILMMLGMTKYQLKRLIFFENIMIGIGAIIFGILSGMLFSGVLLFVAPMILKLDISLSYYIPMKAIVVTSIMFFILFMIISLFSAGMIRKNKIMKLFRGSAEAKPEPKASIISSILAVVLLSAGYIGALLSHGAMVFIMMIPVTTVVTIGTYLLYKQLSVFIIRLCKKSKRFYWTQTNIITLSDLAYRMRDNARMFFIVTIISTVAFSAIGTLVGFASMTKGIMERPIAFHYHSKQGNSNESQHIQMIDKGLKKHNIAASKTNISTKKTEEQSLRSATFIKESDYKEYAKLTGEPFNTVANKEVVFLSANIPGPAMKERKEITLPNMNEHLKVKKVTSSSLGKILRGNVYVISNNQYDSLQDGFIETKDYMYKTERMKDEIEIGKELTHQIKPHQEHSTFSAEEYEQNQSLQIAGPILFVGFFIGIVFFVCAGSFLYFRLFSDLEDDVRLFEMIRKVGLTSGELSKVVTIRLALLFFVPIGVATLHGAVALTALGQMFEYSLFKENTVVLSIFIGIQVVYFLLIRSRYVKQLKERLRMH, encoded by the coding sequence ATGAACATTAGAGAACTCGCATATCGGAATGTAACGCGAAATAGACGGACATACTCAGCCTATTTTTTAAGTAGTGCATTTGCAATTATGGCCTTTTTTGTGTATTCATTTTTTGCGTTTCATCCGGCATTAAGTGCAGGAGAATTGGGGCAGTACGTATTCGTAAGTATGTCTTTTGCACAGTCTATTATTTACTTATTTACATTCTTCTTTATTTTATATTCGATGGGAATGTTTTTAAAAACGAGAAAGCGTGAGCTAGGAATTTTAATGATGCTAGGTATGACGAAATATCAATTAAAGCGTCTTATCTTTTTTGAAAATATTATGATTGGAATAGGGGCAATTATTTTTGGTATTCTTTCAGGTATGTTATTTTCAGGGGTATTACTATTTGTCGCCCCGATGATATTAAAACTAGATATCTCCTTATCCTATTACATACCGATGAAAGCAATTGTTGTAACGAGTATTATGTTTTTCATATTATTTATGATCATATCATTGTTTAGTGCAGGAATGATTCGTAAAAATAAAATTATGAAGTTGTTTAGAGGATCAGCAGAGGCAAAACCGGAACCGAAAGCATCAATCATTTCTTCAATATTAGCAGTAGTGTTGCTTAGTGCTGGCTATATAGGAGCTCTTCTATCGCATGGCGCAATGGTATTTATTATGATGATTCCTGTTACAACGGTAGTTACTATTGGGACGTATTTGTTGTACAAGCAGCTGAGTGTCTTTATTATTCGATTATGTAAAAAAAGTAAACGTTTCTATTGGACACAGACTAATATTATTACGTTATCAGATTTAGCGTATCGCATGAGAGATAACGCAAGAATGTTCTTTATTGTAACCATTATTTCTACTGTAGCATTTTCAGCAATAGGGACATTAGTTGGCTTCGCATCCATGACGAAAGGGATAATGGAGAGACCAATTGCGTTTCATTACCATTCTAAGCAAGGGAATAGTAACGAATCACAACATATACAAATGATTGACAAAGGATTAAAGAAACATAATATAGCAGCTTCAAAAACTAATATTTCGACAAAGAAAACGGAGGAACAGTCGTTAAGAAGCGCCACTTTTATAAAAGAATCAGACTATAAGGAATATGCAAAGTTAACAGGAGAACCATTTAATACTGTAGCAAATAAAGAGGTTGTATTTTTGTCAGCTAATATACCAGGGCCGGCGATGAAAGAAAGAAAAGAAATTACTTTACCCAATATGAATGAACATTTAAAGGTGAAAAAAGTTACTTCATCTTCATTGGGGAAAATATTAAGAGGAAATGTTTATGTAATCTCTAATAATCAATATGATTCATTACAAGATGGATTTATAGAGACAAAAGATTATATGTATAAAACTGAAAGAATGAAAGATGAGATTGAAATTGGTAAAGAGCTTACGCATCAAATTAAACCGCATCAAGAACATTCAACGTTTAGTGCGGAAGAGTACGAACAAAACCAAAGTTTACAAATTGCAGGACCGATTTTATTTGTAGGTTTCTTTATTGGTATAGTATTTTTCGTTTGCGCAGGAAGTTTCCTTTACTTCCGTTTATTCTCCGATTTGGAGGATGATGTTCGCTTGTTCGAAATGATTCGAAAAGTTGGATTGACGAGTGGGGAATTATCGAAGGTAGTTACAATTCGATTGGCGCTTTTATTCTTCGTTCCAATTGGTGTTGCAACATTACATGGGGCAGTAGCCTTAACGGCGTTAGGGCAAATGTTTGAGTACTCATTGTTTAAAGAAAATACAGTTGTATTAAGTATTTTCATAGGTATTCAAGTTGTATACTTCTTACTTATAAGATCCCGTTATGTAAAACAATTGAAAGAGAGATTACGTATGCATTAA
- a CDS encoding recombinase family protein, whose protein sequence is MKPNIKEVAIYLRKSRDESDGKEDVLAKHESLLLEYAKNHNLKYKIYKEIGSSEYIDSRPKMVRLLSDVSQKLYDAVLVVDLDRLSRGDLEEMGRISRVFRDSKTIVITPTKTYDFNNEDQALINNFEMVFANHEFRMIRKRMIRGKQQGTKAGKWTNGRPPFPYVYNRLTKELDVDPDKVKVYELMKKMFLEDMKATYEIAWKLNELGFKTNRNSYWYENTVRRILKNEVHLGKVVYGKTSGSGSKKKLNASGVQIKDRSEWIIAEGSHQPLKTEEEHQRILAILESRRYTPKGTRTNVQVLSKLIYCGKCNRVMSFTGKTSGKKYVKTCLTTDRFGYRCHNRSLNVEVIYAQLFLDLERYEKQLLSHEPKEKQGDSSTLQLALQNKHEELERLEKGIERIKDLFIDEIIDKSEMKKRIEKQQQLMQTKKEEIRSIEQSLAVIGNVRTDDDRLHAIREFKKAWNTKGISKRELNTLAKQLIDRVEYIREGNNVQINIKFL, encoded by the coding sequence GTGAAACCAAATATTAAAGAAGTAGCTATTTATTTAAGAAAATCAAGAGATGAGTCTGATGGAAAAGAAGATGTTCTAGCAAAACATGAAAGTTTACTTTTAGAGTATGCAAAAAATCACAATCTTAAGTATAAGATTTATAAAGAAATTGGTAGTTCTGAATATATTGATTCAAGACCGAAGATGGTTCGTTTGTTAAGTGATGTTAGCCAAAAACTATATGATGCAGTTTTGGTTGTTGATTTAGACCGTTTATCACGTGGTGACCTCGAAGAGATGGGGCGTATTAGTAGAGTTTTTCGTGATTCTAAAACAATAGTAATAACACCAACTAAAACATATGATTTTAATAATGAAGACCAAGCACTTATTAATAACTTTGAAATGGTATTTGCCAACCATGAGTTTCGTATGATAAGAAAGAGAATGATTCGTGGTAAACAACAAGGTACGAAAGCAGGGAAATGGACAAATGGAAGACCGCCATTTCCATATGTTTATAATCGCTTAACAAAGGAACTTGATGTTGATCCAGACAAAGTGAAAGTTTACGAACTTATGAAAAAGATGTTTTTGGAAGACATGAAAGCAACATATGAAATTGCTTGGAAGTTGAATGAATTAGGATTTAAGACTAACAGGAACAGTTATTGGTATGAAAATACGGTTCGCAGGATATTAAAAAATGAAGTGCATTTAGGAAAAGTTGTATATGGAAAGACTTCCGGAAGTGGTTCAAAGAAAAAGCTGAATGCTAGTGGTGTTCAAATAAAAGATAGGTCTGAATGGATTATTGCTGAGGGTTCACATCAACCATTAAAAACAGAGGAAGAGCACCAACGTATATTAGCAATACTTGAATCAAGAAGATATACACCAAAGGGAACAAGAACAAATGTCCAAGTACTTTCAAAGTTGATATACTGTGGTAAATGCAATAGGGTAATGTCTTTTACGGGAAAGACTAGTGGTAAGAAATACGTAAAAACTTGTTTGACAACAGATCGTTTTGGATATCGTTGTCATAATAGGAGTCTTAATGTTGAAGTTATTTATGCTCAATTATTTTTGGATTTAGAGCGATATGAAAAACAGTTGCTTAGTCATGAACCAAAAGAAAAACAGGGTGATAGTTCAACACTTCAACTAGCTTTACAAAATAAACATGAAGAGTTAGAGCGATTAGAGAAAGGTATTGAACGTATCAAAGATTTGTTTATTGATGAAATAATTGATAAGTCGGAGATGAAAAAGCGAATTGAAAAACAACAACAATTGATGCAAACGAAGAAAGAGGAAATTCGGTCTATTGAACAATCACTTGCAGTTATAGGGAATGTAAGAACAGATGATGATAGATTACATGCAATTAGGGAATTTAAGAAGGCATGGAATACGAAAGGTATTAGCAAAAGGGAACTGAATACCCTTGCTAAACAATTGATTGATAGGGTTGAGTATATTCGTGAAGGTAATAATGTACAAATTAATATAAAGTTTCTTTAG
- a CDS encoding methyl-accepting chemotaxis protein, with amino-acid sequence MDEISSGATTQTTSVENGAMLLFDVTEGIQHVANSSSSINTASAHTREKAEDGGKLVGRTVNQMQSIAESVSQSDAVIQLLNNKSKQIGDILEVIQNIADQTNLLALNAAIEAARAGEHGRGFAIVADEVRKLAEQSSVSSSEISKLICEIQDDMGKTVKSMNHVNEEVQSGLVIANETKQNFAEILQSTNEIANQIKTMVETANGMSKGANEVSISVGQIAMTAQNNATSTQNVAASAEEQLASMEEIGSAAGTLSQMAEELQGLIDRFKV; translated from the coding sequence ATGGATGAAATATCAAGTGGGGCAACGACGCAAACAACAAGCGTAGAAAATGGTGCTATGTTGCTATTTGATGTAACGGAAGGAATTCAGCATGTAGCAAATAGTTCATCATCTATTAATACGGCTTCCGCACATACTCGTGAAAAAGCAGAAGATGGTGGGAAACTAGTAGGAAGAACAGTAAACCAGATGCAGTCTATTGCAGAATCTGTGTCACAATCAGATGCAGTTATACAATTACTAAATAATAAATCAAAACAAATTGGTGATATTTTAGAAGTAATTCAAAATATTGCAGATCAAACAAACCTTCTAGCTCTAAATGCGGCGATTGAAGCTGCAAGAGCCGGTGAGCATGGAAGAGGTTTTGCGATTGTTGCAGATGAAGTACGTAAATTGGCAGAGCAGTCTAGCGTATCTTCTAGTGAAATTAGTAAATTAATATGTGAAATACAAGATGATATGGGTAAGACAGTCAAATCTATGAATCATGTAAATGAGGAAGTTCAATCTGGACTTGTTATCGCAAATGAAACGAAGCAAAACTTTGCTGAAATTTTACAATCTACAAATGAAATAGCTAATCAAATTAAGACGATGGTTGAAACGGCTAATGGAATGTCAAAAGGGGCAAATGAAGTATCTATTTCGGTAGGACAAATTGCAATGACAGCACAAAATAATGCAACAAGCACACAAAATGTTGCGGCTTCAGCTGAAGAACAGCTAGCTTCGATGGAGGAAATTGGATCCGCAGCGGGCACGTTATCTCAAATGGCTGAAGAGTTACAAGGACTAATTGACAGATTTAAAGTTTAA
- a CDS encoding aldo/keto reductase — protein MKYTKLQKAGLNISKLGLGTNAVGGHNLYADVNEEEGKQLVEEAIQQGITFFDTADSYGVGRSEEMVGEVLKGKRHKLILATKGGIQPLLNGETYINNEPSYLRNAVENSLRRLQTDYIDLYYLHFTNSETSYIDSIGELTRLKEEGKIRSIGISNVNIEQLKEANQHGHIDVVQSPYNMLERTAEEELLPHCIEAGISFIPYGPLAFGILGGKYTEDFKLNKVDWRQNVNLFEENTYKSNFKKVEKLKGLAKENHIEVSHLALAWLLNKEGIDTVIPGGKRAEQIRESVKAVDVSLNKRVMKEIQSILED, from the coding sequence ATGAAGTATACAAAATTGCAAAAGGCAGGATTAAATATTTCAAAGTTGGGTTTAGGTACAAATGCAGTAGGGGGACATAATTTATATGCTGATGTGAATGAAGAAGAAGGAAAGCAATTAGTAGAAGAAGCTATTCAGCAAGGGATTACATTTTTTGATACAGCAGATTCATATGGTGTCGGTAGATCTGAGGAAATGGTAGGAGAAGTATTAAAGGGAAAACGCCATAAGCTTATACTTGCTACAAAAGGTGGAATTCAACCGTTATTAAATGGAGAAACTTATATTAACAATGAACCAAGTTATTTAAGAAATGCTGTGGAGAATAGCTTAAGAAGGTTACAGACTGATTATATTGATTTATATTATTTGCATTTTACAAATTCTGAAACAAGTTACATAGATTCAATCGGAGAGCTTACTCGTTTAAAAGAAGAAGGGAAAATTCGTTCAATTGGAATATCGAACGTAAACATAGAACAATTAAAAGAAGCGAACCAACATGGTCATATAGATGTTGTACAATCTCCGTACAATATGTTAGAACGTACGGCTGAGGAAGAACTGTTGCCGCATTGTATAGAAGCGGGTATTTCATTTATTCCATATGGGCCTCTTGCTTTTGGAATATTAGGCGGAAAATATACAGAAGATTTTAAATTGAACAAAGTCGATTGGCGCCAAAATGTAAATCTATTTGAAGAAAATACATATAAGAGTAATTTTAAGAAAGTGGAAAAGTTAAAAGGGCTAGCTAAAGAAAATCATATTGAAGTGTCTCATTTAGCGTTAGCATGGTTATTAAATAAAGAAGGAATTGATACAGTTATACCTGGTGGAAAGCGGGCAGAGCAAATAAGAGAAAGTGTGAAAGCGGTAGACGTTTCATTGAATAAAAGAGTCATGAAAGAAATCCAATCTATTTTAGAAGATTAG
- a CDS encoding DUF3979 family protein encodes MLYEDLETLFQTAPKEDRGGWKYIIQEQNDTYKIVGEILKNQMSVELYFNEYDEVKITLYKDGIPITTMQRIAISKVELDEDEEGIQFVLERMPSRMIRLQLKPYLALEMGPYWEVCDDCE; translated from the coding sequence ATGCTATACGAGGATTTGGAGACATTATTTCAAACAGCTCCGAAAGAAGATAGAGGCGGATGGAAATATATAATCCAAGAACAAAATGATACATATAAAATTGTTGGTGAAATTCTGAAAAATCAAATGAGTGTCGAATTGTATTTTAATGAATACGATGAGGTGAAAATCACTTTATATAAAGATGGAATTCCCATTACGACTATGCAAAGAATTGCGATTTCAAAAGTTGAATTAGACGAAGATGAAGAGGGTATTCAATTTGTTTTAGAGCGCATGCCTAGTCGAATGATTCGGTTGCAATTAAAGCCATATTTAGCATTAGAAATGGGGCCGTACTGGGAAGTATGTGATGATTGTGAATGA
- a CDS encoding AbrB/MazE/SpoVT family DNA-binding domain-containing protein, whose protein sequence is MKATGVIRKVDELGRIVIPKELRDVLGIQIKSPLEIFVEADKIILQKYQPYNACQITGDVSEQNISLANGNITVGIEGAEYLVKEIEKFLNKSEV, encoded by the coding sequence ATGAAAGCAACAGGAGTTATTCGAAAAGTAGACGAATTAGGACGAATTGTTATCCCTAAAGAATTACGCGATGTATTGGGAATACAAATCAAATCACCGCTTGAAATTTTTGTAGAAGCAGATAAAATCATTTTGCAAAAATATCAACCTTACAATGCTTGCCAAATCACAGGTGATGTTTCAGAACAGAACATATCATTAGCAAATGGAAATATTACTGTTGGGATAGAGGGAGCGGAATATTTAGTAAAAGAAATAGAAAAGTTTTTAAACAAGAGTGAGGTTTAG
- a CDS encoding serine protease, which produces MSSTVNKQKGIQLIPFTVNKVVEQVNEIPPGVQLIHAPQVWEKSVKGQDVVVAVLDTGCDTNHIDLKDRIIGGRNFTKDYEADPNVYLDNNGHGTHVAGTIAATENGVGVLGVAPLAKMLVLKVLAGDGSGSYEQIIEAIHYAVNWRGPNQEKVRIISMSLGGPQDVPELHEAIQNAVNQDVLVVCAAGNNGDCDDETEELDFPGAYSEVIEVGAVNLERKITCFSNSNQEIDLVAPGDEILSTYPDGKYAVLSGTSMATPHVAGALALLIKQCEKEYGRKLSEPEIYAQLIKRTVPLGYERTSEGNGLIDLLKE; this is translated from the coding sequence ATGAGTAGTACAGTGAATAAGCAAAAAGGTATACAATTGATTCCGTTTACCGTAAATAAGGTGGTAGAGCAAGTAAATGAAATTCCACCAGGTGTACAACTGATTCACGCTCCACAAGTATGGGAAAAGAGTGTGAAGGGGCAAGATGTAGTCGTTGCCGTATTAGATACAGGGTGTGATACCAATCATATAGATTTAAAGGATCGTATTATCGGCGGAAGAAATTTCACAAAAGATTATGAAGCTGATCCAAATGTGTATCTTGATAATAACGGACATGGTACTCATGTAGCGGGCACGATTGCTGCGACTGAAAATGGTGTCGGTGTATTGGGAGTTGCACCACTTGCTAAAATGTTAGTATTAAAAGTTTTAGCGGGAGATGGTTCTGGAAGTTATGAGCAAATTATTGAGGCAATTCATTATGCTGTAAATTGGAGAGGGCCGAATCAAGAGAAAGTGAGAATTATTTCAATGTCACTTGGTGGTCCGCAAGATGTTCCAGAATTACATGAAGCAATTCAAAATGCGGTAAATCAGGATGTTCTCGTTGTATGTGCTGCTGGAAATAATGGAGATTGCGATGATGAAACAGAGGAATTAGATTTCCCAGGTGCTTATTCTGAGGTAATTGAAGTTGGTGCTGTTAATTTAGAGCGGAAGATTACATGTTTTAGTAATTCAAATCAAGAAATTGATCTAGTAGCGCCAGGTGATGAAATATTATCTACGTATCCAGATGGGAAATATGCTGTGTTAAGTGGAACTTCCATGGCGACGCCGCATGTTGCTGGAGCGCTCGCCTTGCTCATTAAACAGTGTGAGAAAGAATATGGTCGAAAGTTATCGGAGCCAGAAATATATGCACAACTCATTAAAAGAACTGTACCTTTAGGGTACGAACGTACATCTGAAGGAAATGGATTAATAGATTTATTAAAAGAATAG